The Trichosurus vulpecula isolate mTriVul1 chromosome 4, mTriVul1.pri, whole genome shotgun sequence genome contains a region encoding:
- the LOC118849185 gene encoding uncharacterized protein LOC118849185, with protein sequence MSCNPDSQESERQSQEEGSSGYDTLSSQDRESISESPASSQDTAPGSRSGEDSSESGSETESESEESQLEIGKSSEEQTESSAEEFLFSQVEELTKEEFQAPLLSEFGCPRAQCKHCITDTKQHEQVMPRLLSGGQFLLKADCEGTYQCAHTGLIFEVNKKTDIKYSVLSWSKYADLVVKPWIVGGPLFDVKCDPAILISIQFPHSLCLGHHESLMTFKVFHITKSGPALESTVDHSTTHVKWHVSSLSPVGPVIQTQETVQHHGAVILYKVIDSHPSLSFRVYVATNNDSFIRDIARAVKHSSKKFMKIDKPPVCLKLLENGKRYRLVSEPEAEITPEEIEFVDGSLLKLKSYIEVFLEQPLEFKLSLVELDSEEIVWKAKLRECDWVQHDQNQNIQKNGTNLNRRRKISDSLPEGENYVKRMKQIDTSDPIKKEALSDKQLMTLARKFGKEWIQLGIANLGLEIADIDAIQENCEDITVCKFRMLKKWQERERKNATARNLYNCLESDASIEVHDILKGFME encoded by the exons AAAGTATATCAGAGAGTCCTGCTTCTTCTCAGGATACTGCTCCAGGCTCCAGATCAG GAGAAGATAGTTCTGAGAGTGGTTCTGAAACAGAGTCTG AGAGTGAAGAGTCACAGCTGGAAATAGGAAAGTCAA GTGAGGAGCAGACTGAGTCTTCCGCCGAGGAATTTTTATTCTCCCAAG TGGAAGAGCTGACGAAGGAAGAATTCCAGGCTCCTTTGCTATCAG AGTTCGGCTGCCCTCGTGCTCAGTGTAAACACTGTATCACTGACACG AAGCAGCATGAGCAGGTGATGCCCAGGCTGCTTTCCGGGGGACAATTTTT GTTGAAGGCAGACTGTGAAGGAACATACCAGTGTGCCCACACAGGCCTGATCTTTGAAGTCAACAAGAAGACTGACATCAAGTACTCTGTTTTGTCCTGGAGCAAGTACGCTGACTTGGTGGTGAAGCCTTGGATTGTCGGTGGGCCCTTGTTTGACGTGAAATGTGACCCAGCCATTCTCATCTCCATCCAGTTCCCACATTCCCTTTGCTTGGGCC ACCATGAATCCTTGATGACATTCAAAGTGTTCCACATCACAAAGTCTGGTCCTGCTCTTGAATCCACCGTAGATCACTCCACCACCCACGTCAAATGGCATGTGAGCTCCCTCTCTCCAGTGGGGCCAGTCATTCAAACCCAGGAAACTGTGCAACATCACGGGGCAGTGATTCTATACAAAGTTATTGACAGCCACCCATCCTTGTCGTTTCGAGTTTATGTGGCCACAAATAACGACTCCTTCATCAGG GATATTGCCAGAGCTGTCAAACACTCTTCTAAGAAGTTCATGAAGATTGACAAGCCTCCCGTGTGCCTGAAACTACTGGAGAATGGGAAGCGATACCGCCTGGTCAGTGAGCCAGAGGCCGAGATCACCCCAGAG GAAATTGAATTTGTCGACGGTTCCCTTCTAAAGTTGAAAAGTTACATCGAAGTCTTTTTGGAGCAACCTTTGGagtttaagttgtctttggttgAACTGGATTCTGAGGAAATTGTATGGAAAGCAAAACTCCGAGAAT GTGACTGGGTCCAACATGATCAGAACCAGAACATTCAGAAAAATGGCACAAACC TTAACAGAAGGCGGAAAATAAGCGACAGTTTACCTGAAGGAGAGAATTACGTGAAAAGAATGAAGCAGATTGATACTTCAG ATCCCATCAAGAAGGAGGCTCTATCAGATAAGCAATTGATGACTCTTGCTAGGAAGTTTGGGAAGGAGTGGATTCAACTTGGCATTGCCAACTTGGGATTAGAAATTGCTGACATTGATGCCATTCAGGAAAATTGTGAAGACATTACAGTTTGCAAGTTCAGAATGCTGAAGAAATGGCAGGAGAGGGAACGGAAGAATGCAACAGCCAGGAATCTGTACAATTGCCTGGAAAGTGATGCTTCCATCGAGGTCCATGATATCCTGAAAG GTTTCATGGAGTAG